The Marivirga salinae DNA window TTTCAAGATTTTGGAAAAGGTGATTGCATTAATTTCAGGGATTTAAAGACTGGAGATTTTGATTTTTCTAATCCTAGAATATTATATAATGAATCAATGATATATCGAATAGAACATAATGGGGAATATTATGCTTTCTTTTGTTACGATCTATTTCGGGTATTACTATTCATCACTAGTGAAATAGGTTCATTCATTTTTAAAAATGAATTTTTAGAAATTGCCTTGGATCACTGTGAAATAATAGAAGAGGATTCTAAAAAAAAATTAATACTACAGTTTAATGATTTTCTTCCTATAAATTTATTAAAAAATCAAAATTTCATTTTCAATGTTGCTTACCTTTTGTTTTGCAAACCAGTAAAAAAATATTGGGATGATATTAAATTCAGTCCAACTATATCAAAAAGGGACTTTTCGTTCAGCCAATTAAATTTAAAAGATGTAAAGATGAATGTGTGCGTTAAAAAATACGCACATTTCAATTTAGTGCTTCAAATAAATGATATTGACATAAATGAGACATTACCATTTGAAGTAATAAAAGTAATCCTTCCCGAATTGACCAAGACTCAATCTGCTAAAGATCCTTCTGATAAAAAGAAAAAAGGATTGGAAAATGAATTTCCTATCTTCCCAGATGTTAGTAAAAAAGGTCACAATCAGCAAAAAAGAAGATCCAAAATACCCATAAGCATTGGTAATAACTTTGTAAAAAAACGACCGAAAATTGTTTATAAAAGAAGCGCAAGTAATAATAGGAAGCCAAGGAAATCAAATACCTACAATAAAAATATTCCTAACAAAGAATTGAGATTTAGTTTTGGAGGAAAATCATTTGATGTTAATAATGTTAAAGCCAAGCTTGAATCAAACCTACATTTTAAGGAATTTGATTACTCTAAAATCCCTAATGGATTATTCACCTTTTGTAAGGCTTTTGAAATAACTGCAAATGGCTTTGATCTATCTTTCAAGTATGAAATCAGAGATGTTCCTGAACACCTTGTATTTTCTAACATAAATGGACAGAAACGAAAAATCTTAATTATTGAAGTAACGGATCCTGATCCATTTTTTTTGTTAGAAGTGGATTCTTCAGATGGGAAATATATCTCAACTTTGGTTTTTGAAGATGTTGAAAATATTGAAAAGGAAGAGTTTTTAGAAAAAGTCATTTTAAAAATGAGTGCAAATGGAGGCGTTTGGCCAGCTCAATACTTGGCAGATTATAGTAGGCATTGGGGTATAAGACATCCAAGAGGTCTTAAATCAAAAAAATCAGAGGATCAGGAAAATTACGAAAAAGTACAGATTAAATTAGTTGCTAATTTAAAAGATTTTTTTGCTGCATAGCTTCCTTCTTGAGGAAAAATATGATTAGTAATCTTAAAGTATCAATTTTAACCATTGTCAAAATCTTCATCAGATTCATCGAATAATACGGACATATTATGTGATTCTAAGAATTTTTCCCTTAATTTAAGTCATTATTCTATCAATTTAATCCATAAATGACTGCAACAGCCAACCAAAACCCTGAGCAAATTGCCAGAGACCGTATTGATCAAATGCTGATGGGTGCTGGGTGGTTGGTGCAAGATAAATCCAAAGTAAACTTATCGGCAGGACTAAGTATAGTTGTTGGGGAGTATCTAAATTGTCCAAACTCAAAGAAGTTTTATTTAAAAGAAACCTGGTCAGAAGAAAACCCTGATGGCAGATGGAGAAAGTATTCTTATGATGAAATCATTGACAATATTGAGGCTGGATTAGAGAGTTTTAGAGTGATTCAGAAGGAATAAGTAAAGTAAAAAGTTCATTAACTTATTTTTACCTTTTTATCACACTTCAAACTAGCCAAAAGATGAGCAATAAGGAAACACCTAAAAGATTAGC harbors:
- a CDS encoding Tn7-like element transposition protein TnsE; translation: MAFEVISVPNAVFSDDQWQLETEVKKLGIKPYYQKEYFPVDRTPNILIGGEIENFEQLNPNAFPKEDLLFQDFGKGDCINFRDLKTGDFDFSNPRILYNESMIYRIEHNGEYYAFFCYDLFRVLLFITSEIGSFIFKNEFLEIALDHCEIIEEDSKKKLILQFNDFLPINLLKNQNFIFNVAYLLFCKPVKKYWDDIKFSPTISKRDFSFSQLNLKDVKMNVCVKKYAHFNLVLQINDIDINETLPFEVIKVILPELTKTQSAKDPSDKKKKGLENEFPIFPDVSKKGHNQQKRRSKIPISIGNNFVKKRPKIVYKRSASNNRKPRKSNTYNKNIPNKELRFSFGGKSFDVNNVKAKLESNLHFKEFDYSKIPNGLFTFCKAFEITANGFDLSFKYEIRDVPEHLVFSNINGQKRKILIIEVTDPDPFFLLEVDSSDGKYISTLVFEDVENIEKEEFLEKVILKMSANGGVWPAQYLADYSRHWGIRHPRGLKSKKSEDQENYEKVQIKLVANLKDFFAA